A genomic segment from Alteribacillus bidgolensis encodes:
- a CDS encoding 2-oxoacid:acceptor oxidoreductase subunit alpha — MIDQLSWKVGGQQGEGIESTGEIFSVALNRLGYYLYGYRQFSSRIKGGHTNNKIRVSTKQINAISDDLDILVAFDQETIDVNYQELRSGGVVIADAKCKPTIPDDGKASLYDVPFTEIAKELGTPLMKNMVAVGASSAILGISADHYQEVVEEIFLKKGEAVVEKNMEAIRKGAAYFSQQAGGQLDDFLLNEADGKKRMFMIGNDAIGLGAIAAGSRFMAAYPITPASEIMEYLIKKFPDFGGTVIQTEDEIAAANMAIGSNYAGVRAFTASAGPGLSLMTEAIGLSGMTETPMVIVDTQRGGPSTGLPTKQEQSDMMAILYGTHGEIPKIVITPSTVQEAFYDTITAFNMAEEYQCPVILLTDLALSLGKQTVEPLNYEKIQIRRGKLEKEPNLPEQAPEEYFERYAAAEDGISTRLLPGMENGIFHVTGVEHDNTGKPSEKPENRQRQMDKRLRKTETVPYRFDEPIYTNDPYEEPDLLVVGINSTRGAIQEAISRLDEDGFNVNHAHIRLLHPFPTEELEERLHRAKKTVVIENNATGQLASIIRLNTGVKVESILKYDGNPFLPAEIYSKCKELL, encoded by the coding sequence ATGATTGATCAACTTTCTTGGAAAGTCGGAGGTCAGCAGGGAGAGGGGATTGAAAGCACCGGTGAAATTTTTTCCGTAGCCCTCAACCGGCTTGGCTATTATTTATACGGTTACCGTCAATTCTCTTCCCGTATAAAAGGCGGCCATACGAACAATAAAATTCGTGTAAGTACAAAACAAATCAATGCAATATCAGATGATTTAGATATTTTAGTAGCATTTGATCAGGAAACGATTGATGTCAACTATCAGGAGCTTCGTTCAGGAGGAGTTGTCATTGCAGATGCGAAATGTAAACCAACCATTCCTGATGACGGGAAAGCGTCTTTATACGATGTGCCATTTACAGAAATAGCAAAGGAATTAGGCACTCCATTGATGAAAAATATGGTGGCAGTCGGTGCATCTAGTGCCATTCTTGGCATTTCAGCTGATCATTATCAAGAGGTCGTAGAGGAAATCTTTTTGAAAAAAGGCGAAGCGGTAGTTGAAAAAAATATGGAGGCGATTCGAAAAGGAGCTGCTTATTTTTCTCAACAAGCCGGAGGGCAGCTTGATGACTTTCTTTTGAACGAAGCAGATGGCAAAAAACGTATGTTTATGATTGGAAACGATGCGATAGGTCTTGGCGCCATTGCAGCAGGTTCGCGTTTTATGGCAGCTTATCCGATTACACCAGCATCTGAAATTATGGAATACTTAATTAAAAAGTTCCCAGACTTTGGAGGAACTGTCATTCAAACCGAAGATGAAATAGCAGCAGCCAACATGGCGATAGGCTCTAATTACGCTGGTGTACGTGCTTTCACAGCTTCTGCTGGTCCTGGATTGTCGTTGATGACAGAAGCGATTGGCCTGTCTGGTATGACCGAAACTCCAATGGTTATTGTAGATACCCAAAGAGGCGGACCGAGCACGGGTCTTCCGACAAAACAGGAGCAATCCGATATGATGGCGATATTATACGGCACACACGGTGAAATTCCAAAAATTGTTATTACGCCTAGCACTGTACAGGAAGCCTTTTACGATACTATAACAGCTTTTAATATGGCTGAAGAATATCAATGCCCGGTTATTTTGCTGACAGATCTTGCGCTGTCCTTAGGAAAACAAACCGTTGAGCCATTAAACTATGAAAAAATTCAAATTAGAAGAGGAAAGCTTGAAAAGGAACCAAATTTGCCAGAGCAGGCGCCAGAAGAATATTTTGAAAGATACGCTGCAGCAGAAGACGGCATCTCAACAAGATTATTACCTGGTATGGAAAATGGAATTTTCCATGTTACGGGCGTAGAGCATGATAACACAGGAAAGCCTTCTGAAAAACCTGAAAATAGACAAAGACAAATGGATAAACGTTTAAGAAAAACAGAGACGGTTCCTTATCGATTTGATGAGCCAATTTATACAAATGACCCTTATGAGGAGCCTGATTTGCTTGTGGTTGGAATTAACTCTACACGAGGAGCCATTCAAGAAGCAATCAGCCGCTTGGATGAAGATGGCTTCAACGTTAATCATGCACATATTCGGCTTTTGCATCCATTTCCAACAGAAGAGCTTGAGGAAAGATTACATCGCGCCAAAAAGACAGTAGTGATCGAAAATAATGCTACGGGGCAGCTCGCAAGTATTATCCGGCTGAATACAGGAGTGAAAGTTGAAAGCATTTTAAAATATGACGGTAATCCATTTTTACCTGCTGAAATATACAGCAAGTGTAAGGAGTTGTTATAA
- the miaB gene encoding tRNA (N6-isopentenyl adenosine(37)-C2)-methylthiotransferase MiaB — MNEEQRKQQGEMTSQDASSQNNNNASKDYSKYFDFSKAQMEEDNNGKQYMKIGGRSILINEQPNYKKGKRRGKEDVEVYYNFSIPAEMQGIGAGKNYMIRTYGCQMNYHDTENMSGILEEMGFSETDKAEDADVIFLNTCAIRENAENKVFGEIGNLKTLKREKPELILGVCGCMSQEESVVNRIMQKHQHIDLIFGTHNIHRVPHLLKDAIQGKEMVIEVWSKEGDVVENMPRKRAGKTQAWVNIMYGCDKFCTYCIVPYTRGKERSRLPEDIIAEVRDLARQGYKEITLLGQNVNAYGKDLDRDYGLGHLMDELHKIDIPRIRFTTSHPRDFDDHLVDVLSQGGNLVEHIHLPVQSGNNAVLKLMARKYTREQYVELARKIKEAMPHASFTTDLIVGFPNETEEQFEDTLSLVKEMDYDSAFTYIYSPRDGTPAAKMKDNVPMDIKKDRLARLNKVVNEISARRNKELQGQIVEVLVEGESKKNPDILSGRTRTNKLVNFRGPKSCIGEIVYTKITEAKTWTLDGEMVEMAEVNK; from the coding sequence ATGAATGAAGAACAACGTAAGCAGCAAGGTGAAATGACCTCACAAGATGCTTCTTCTCAAAATAATAACAATGCATCAAAAGACTACAGTAAATATTTTGATTTCTCAAAGGCTCAAATGGAAGAGGATAATAACGGAAAGCAATATATGAAAATCGGCGGCCGCAGTATTTTAATCAATGAACAGCCCAATTACAAAAAAGGAAAGCGGCGCGGTAAAGAAGACGTAGAAGTGTATTACAATTTTTCAATACCAGCTGAAATGCAAGGAATCGGGGCGGGAAAAAATTATATGATCCGCACCTATGGCTGTCAAATGAATTATCATGATACGGAAAATATGTCTGGTATTTTAGAAGAAATGGGATTTTCGGAAACAGATAAGGCGGAAGATGCGGATGTTATTTTCTTAAATACATGTGCTATCCGTGAAAACGCAGAAAATAAAGTATTCGGTGAAATCGGTAATTTGAAAACGTTGAAACGGGAAAAACCAGAGTTAATTCTAGGAGTATGCGGCTGTATGTCCCAAGAAGAGTCTGTTGTCAACCGCATTATGCAAAAACACCAGCATATCGATCTAATCTTTGGAACTCATAATATTCACCGCGTTCCTCACCTTTTAAAAGACGCCATTCAAGGAAAAGAAATGGTGATCGAAGTGTGGTCCAAAGAAGGCGATGTTGTTGAAAACATGCCGCGAAAACGTGCTGGTAAAACGCAGGCCTGGGTCAACATTATGTACGGCTGTGACAAATTTTGTACGTATTGTATCGTTCCTTATACTCGCGGAAAAGAAAGAAGCCGTCTTCCAGAAGATATTATTGCAGAAGTAAGAGATCTTGCCCGTCAAGGTTACAAAGAGATTACACTTCTAGGACAGAATGTCAATGCGTATGGTAAAGACCTAGATAGAGATTATGGACTCGGTCATTTAATGGATGAGCTGCATAAAATAGATATTCCGCGGATCCGTTTTACGACAAGTCATCCGCGTGATTTTGATGACCACTTAGTAGATGTACTTTCTCAAGGCGGAAATTTAGTAGAGCACATTCATTTGCCAGTGCAGTCTGGTAACAATGCTGTCTTGAAATTAATGGCAAGAAAGTATACGAGAGAACAATACGTGGAGCTTGCGAGAAAAATAAAAGAAGCAATGCCGCACGCTTCCTTTACAACAGACCTTATTGTAGGTTTTCCAAATGAAACAGAAGAGCAGTTTGAAGATACTCTATCTCTTGTCAAGGAGATGGATTACGACAGTGCCTTTACGTATATTTATTCTCCAAGAGACGGCACGCCTGCGGCTAAAATGAAAGATAATGTACCGATGGATATAAAAAAAGACCGCTTGGCACGGTTAAACAAAGTCGTGAATGAGATTTCTGCCCGCCGCAACAAGGAACTGCAAGGCCAAATTGTTGAAGTACTTGTAGAAGGTGAAAGCAAGAAAAATCCAGATATTTTATCGGGGCGTACCCGCACCAATAAACTTGTTAACTTCCGCGGTCCAAAATCATGCATTGGAGAAATTGTCTACACGAAAATTACAGAGGCGAAGACATGGACACTTGACGGCGAAATGGTAGAAATGGCAGAGGTGAATAAATAA
- a CDS encoding RicAFT regulatory complex protein RicA family protein yields the protein MSETVYSKKEVLDKARELGKLISETEEVDFFKKAEEKINKNLKVQELIGKIKNKQKQAVNLQHYEKREALKQVEQEIDELNKEIDEIPLVQEFKQSQKDVNHLLQLVSTTISNTVTDEIIESTGGDKLRGTTNKSPFIDIKNS from the coding sequence ATGAGCGAAACAGTCTATTCCAAAAAAGAAGTGCTGGATAAAGCGAGAGAGCTTGGAAAATTAATTTCAGAAACAGAAGAAGTGGATTTCTTTAAAAAAGCAGAAGAGAAAATTAATAAAAATCTTAAAGTGCAAGAATTAATTGGTAAAATTAAAAATAAACAAAAACAAGCCGTAAACTTGCAGCATTATGAAAAACGTGAAGCGTTAAAACAAGTAGAACAAGAAATCGATGAGCTGAACAAGGAAATTGATGAGATCCCGTTAGTACAAGAGTTTAAACAGAGCCAAAAAGATGTTAATCACTTGCTGCAGCTCGTTTCTACGACGATTTCTAATACGGTTACCGATGAAATCATTGAATCAACCGGTGGAGATAAACTAAGAGGCACTACGAACAAAAGTCCATTTATCGATATTAAGAATAGCTGA
- the mutS gene encoding DNA mismatch repair protein MutS, translating into MAQETPMIKQYKQIKSEYEDAFLFFRLGDFYELFFDDAIKAARELEITLTKRGSKNEQDIPMCGVPYHSAEQYISTLIEKGYKIAICEQVEDPKTAKGVVKREVTQLITPGTVMEGKAIQENENNFIAALYPFNDKTAAFIKADLTTGETAAAVLGNQQSEWEREITRSDIKELVVPPDFHEDILRGSAIIFSIEPSVELAPEFEKLCEQWSNEKLQKAVALLTNYFKRTQKRALSHLQPVRIYKPNEHMQLDLHSRRNLELTESLREKKKKGSLLWLMDQTVTAMGGRLAKKWLEEPLLNIDTIHKRQSLVESLLEYFFEREDLRDRLRHVYDLERLAGKTSYGNVNARELVQLRRSLQELPNIFTLLKKLNNEYAGELVDEVEHFHDLRQLLEDSLAEDPPLSITDGGIIREGYNKQLDEYREASTNGKEWISKLEQQERSETGIKSLKVGFNKVFGYYIEVTKPNIPSLPEGRYERKQTLTNAERFITPELKEKESLILGAEQNSTELEHKLFLELREKVKKFIPRLQKTARIISEIDVLQGFALVSEQNQYVKPEFSNDRTFTIHEGRHPVVEHMLNHGDYVANDIFMHGEREMLLITGPNMAGKSTYMRQAALISVMAQTGCFVPAAQAKLPIFDQIFTRIGAADDLASGQSTFMVEMLETKHALAKATPNSLILLDEIGRGTSTYDGMALAQSIVEYIHDHVGAKTLFSTHYHELTTLEEAMTKLQNVHVRAVEEAGEIVFLHKVEEGKADRSYGIYVAKLAELPKDVLLRAEVLLAEFEQTAPSAEQSGFDKTYEEQVIQSQYAASSEQESITTEEYPEQLSLFQPEQKSAYVSLDENTEAVIKEIKNTDVLHMSPIEALEALYKYQRKLRS; encoded by the coding sequence GTGGCACAAGAAACACCAATGATAAAGCAATACAAACAAATAAAATCAGAATATGAAGATGCTTTTTTATTTTTTCGGCTCGGTGATTTTTATGAGCTTTTTTTTGATGATGCGATAAAAGCTGCAAGAGAATTAGAAATCACCTTGACGAAACGAGGAAGTAAAAATGAACAAGATATACCGATGTGCGGGGTGCCTTACCATTCAGCAGAACAATACATATCAACTTTAATAGAAAAGGGCTATAAAATTGCAATATGTGAACAGGTAGAAGACCCGAAAACGGCAAAAGGTGTCGTGAAAAGAGAAGTCACTCAGCTTATTACACCTGGAACGGTTATGGAAGGAAAAGCCATACAAGAAAATGAGAATAATTTTATTGCGGCTTTATATCCTTTTAATGATAAAACGGCTGCTTTTATAAAAGCTGATTTAACAACTGGGGAAACAGCAGCAGCGGTGCTTGGAAATCAGCAGAGTGAATGGGAGCGCGAAATTACAAGATCTGATATTAAAGAACTTGTGGTACCGCCAGATTTCCATGAAGACATTCTTCGTGGATCCGCCATTATATTTTCAATAGAACCCTCAGTTGAACTTGCACCTGAATTTGAAAAGCTTTGTGAACAGTGGAGCAATGAAAAATTACAAAAAGCGGTCGCTCTTTTAACCAATTACTTTAAGAGAACCCAAAAACGGGCACTTTCTCATCTTCAGCCTGTCCGAATATACAAACCAAATGAACATATGCAGCTTGATTTGCATTCACGCCGTAATTTGGAATTAACCGAATCCCTTCGTGAAAAAAAGAAAAAAGGGTCTCTTTTATGGTTAATGGACCAGACTGTAACTGCAATGGGAGGAAGACTAGCTAAAAAATGGCTCGAAGAACCATTATTAAATATAGATACTATTCATAAACGGCAGTCTCTGGTTGAATCTCTATTAGAATATTTTTTCGAACGAGAAGATTTAAGGGACAGGCTCCGACATGTTTATGATTTAGAAAGGCTGGCTGGCAAAACGTCCTATGGCAATGTGAACGCACGTGAACTTGTCCAGTTAAGACGGTCACTCCAGGAACTTCCTAATATATTTACTTTATTAAAAAAGTTAAATAATGAGTATGCAGGTGAATTAGTAGACGAAGTCGAACATTTTCATGATTTGCGCCAGCTTCTAGAAGACAGTCTAGCAGAGGATCCCCCTCTTTCAATTACGGACGGAGGCATCATTAGAGAGGGATATAATAAACAATTAGACGAATACAGAGAAGCAAGCACAAACGGTAAAGAATGGATATCAAAACTTGAACAGCAAGAACGTAGTGAAACAGGCATTAAATCTTTAAAAGTTGGGTTTAACAAAGTTTTTGGCTACTATATTGAAGTGACGAAACCAAATATTCCTTCTCTTCCAGAAGGGCGGTATGAAAGAAAACAAACATTAACGAATGCAGAACGCTTTATTACACCGGAATTAAAAGAAAAAGAATCACTCATTTTAGGTGCAGAACAAAACAGTACGGAGCTTGAGCATAAATTATTTCTAGAACTGCGAGAAAAAGTGAAAAAGTTTATTCCAAGGCTGCAAAAAACAGCGCGCATTATTAGTGAAATTGATGTATTGCAAGGTTTTGCGCTTGTAAGTGAACAAAATCAATACGTAAAACCAGAGTTTTCGAATGACCGTACTTTCACTATTCACGAGGGACGCCATCCGGTTGTGGAACACATGCTGAACCACGGTGATTACGTCGCTAACGACATTTTTATGCACGGTGAACGGGAAATGCTTTTAATTACCGGCCCGAATATGGCCGGTAAAAGTACGTACATGCGCCAGGCCGCGTTAATATCTGTTATGGCACAAACAGGCTGTTTTGTACCTGCAGCGCAAGCAAAACTCCCTATATTTGATCAGATTTTCACGCGTATTGGAGCAGCTGATGACTTAGCTTCGGGGCAAAGTACATTTATGGTTGAAATGCTTGAAACGAAACATGCTCTTGCAAAAGCAACGCCGAACAGTCTTATTTTACTCGATGAAATAGGGCGGGGGACATCTACTTATGATGGCATGGCGCTCGCACAGTCTATCGTAGAATACATACACGACCATGTTGGAGCTAAAACTTTGTTTTCTACTCATTATCATGAACTTACAACGTTAGAAGAGGCCATGACCAAACTACAAAACGTCCATGTTCGTGCTGTAGAAGAAGCCGGAGAGATTGTTTTTTTGCATAAAGTAGAAGAAGGAAAAGCTGACCGAAGCTATGGAATCTATGTCGCAAAACTTGCGGAGCTGCCAAAAGACGTCCTATTAAGAGCAGAGGTGCTGCTTGCAGAATTTGAACAAACAGCTCCTTCTGCAGAACAATCTGGTTTTGATAAAACGTATGAGGAACAAGTGATTCAATCTCAGTACGCTGCTTCTTCGGAACAAGAGTCCATTACAACGGAAGAATACCCGGAGCAGTTAAGCTTGTTTCAACCAGAACAAAAATCAGCTTATGTCTCATTAGATGAAAACACAGAAGCGGTAATAAAAGAGATCAAAAATACAGATGTATTACACATGTCGCCAATAGAAGCGCTTGAAGCCCTGTATAAATACCAGCGGAAGCTGCGTTCATAG
- a CDS encoding ABC-ATPase domain-containing protein — protein MQQLIKTLDRIDHKGYKAYNDMKGSFRFNDFTLHMDHIQADPYASPSRARVVMSRKSLGLDESCDKTNARRIATIDYLANEIQTELKKRNQRNAIVIDGPGQEIIDRTAVVLKENELDIRLSIHLPARGRTILGKQAKQRLTKDLPEVINSTVKQYNKQKLTKQLELSDQQEAIRTFLIENNYITFIANESILPRESGISNKPLHTDQAVPFYAPSSLEVEIEVPHRSPIKGMALKRGVNLIVGGGYHGKSTLLEAIERGVYNHRAGDGREFVITDHSAAKVRAEDGRSVASVNISPFISNLPIQKDTRTFTTENASGSTSQAANIIESLEAGTKCLLIDEDTSATNFMIRDGRMQALVAKEKEPITPFIDKVKALYEEHDVSTILVVGGAGDYFDVADCVVMMEEYKPKNVTEEAKDIAKRFGSEREKEAGVEFGDVTNRTLLTSSFQPRKGKKEKVSAKGRTTIMYGKDIIDLSGVEQLINSSQTNAIANMIRHSCAHLGKEASIEAILSFLENEVKEKGLDVVSPFKGKHPGDMAMPRRFEIATAMNRHRNLTIKNHDYS, from the coding sequence ATGCAGCAATTAATTAAAACATTAGACAGAATTGATCATAAAGGATATAAAGCATACAACGACATGAAAGGGTCCTTTCGATTTAATGATTTTACTTTACATATGGATCATATCCAGGCAGATCCTTATGCAAGTCCTTCGCGTGCACGAGTTGTCATGAGCAGGAAGTCACTCGGTCTTGACGAAAGTTGTGATAAAACAAACGCAAGAAGAATTGCGACAATTGATTATTTAGCAAATGAAATTCAAACCGAGCTGAAAAAAAGAAATCAGCGAAACGCGATCGTTATTGATGGTCCAGGCCAAGAGATAATCGACAGAACAGCGGTCGTATTAAAAGAAAATGAATTAGACATCCGTCTTTCCATCCATCTTCCAGCAAGGGGAAGAACCATTTTAGGAAAACAAGCAAAACAGCGTCTGACAAAGGATCTGCCTGAAGTGATAAACAGTACAGTAAAACAATATAACAAGCAGAAACTGACAAAACAATTAGAGCTTTCTGACCAGCAGGAAGCCATTCGTACGTTTCTTATAGAAAACAACTATATAACGTTTATTGCCAATGAGTCCATCCTTCCAAGAGAAAGTGGGATCAGCAACAAACCGCTGCATACCGATCAAGCTGTTCCTTTTTATGCCCCTTCGTCTTTAGAAGTCGAAATAGAGGTGCCTCACCGATCACCTATTAAAGGCATGGCATTAAAGCGGGGTGTAAACCTCATTGTCGGAGGAGGGTATCACGGCAAAAGTACGCTTCTAGAGGCTATTGAGCGCGGAGTATATAATCATCGTGCCGGGGATGGACGGGAATTCGTCATTACTGACCATTCAGCTGCGAAAGTTCGCGCTGAAGATGGACGAAGTGTTGCAAGTGTAAACATTTCTCCCTTTATATCAAACCTTCCGATTCAAAAAGATACACGGACCTTTACAACGGAAAATGCAAGCGGAAGCACTTCTCAGGCAGCTAATATAATAGAAAGTTTAGAAGCTGGTACGAAATGCCTTTTAATTGACGAAGATACAAGTGCAACAAATTTCATGATCCGAGATGGCCGCATGCAGGCTCTTGTTGCAAAAGAAAAAGAACCAATTACACCTTTTATTGATAAAGTAAAAGCGTTATACGAAGAACATGATGTTTCAACTATTCTTGTAGTTGGCGGTGCTGGAGACTATTTTGATGTAGCTGATTGTGTCGTCATGATGGAAGAATATAAGCCAAAAAACGTAACAGAGGAAGCAAAAGATATTGCGAAACGGTTTGGATCCGAACGTGAAAAAGAAGCTGGAGTGGAATTTGGAGACGTTACGAACAGGACATTACTCACTTCTAGTTTTCAACCTAGAAAAGGAAAAAAAGAAAAAGTAAGTGCCAAGGGGCGCACAACGATTATGTATGGAAAAGATATCATTGACCTCTCTGGTGTAGAACAGCTCATAAATAGCAGCCAGACGAACGCTATCGCTAATATGATTCGCCACTCATGTGCTCATCTAGGCAAGGAAGCATCCATAGAGGCGATTCTTTCATTTCTTGAAAACGAAGTAAAAGAAAAAGGTTTGGACGTGGTATCTCCATTTAAAGGAAAACATCCAGGTGATATGGCAATGCCCCGCCGATTTGAAATAGCAACAGCAATGAACCGCCACAGAAACCTCACCATAAAAAATCATGACTATTCGTAA
- a CDS encoding 2-oxoacid:ferredoxin oxidoreductase subunit beta, protein MATVKDFRNKVKPNWCPGCGDFSIQAAIQRAAANVGLEPHELALITGIGCSGRISGYINAYGFHGVHGRVLPLAQGVKMANRDLTVVASGGDGDGFAIGMGHTIHSIRRNIDMTYIVMDNQIYGLTKGQTSPRSDAGFKTKSTPDGSIEASLNAMETALTAGATFVAQSFSSDLKELTSLIEQGMNHNGFSLINVFSPCVTFNKVNTYDWFKENLTKLSDVEDYDHTDRNKAMQTLMEHNGLVTGLIYHDEETPSYQDKIPGYKSTPLSDDNLELDREKFERLASEFM, encoded by the coding sequence TTGGCTACAGTTAAAGATTTTCGTAATAAAGTGAAACCGAATTGGTGTCCTGGCTGCGGTGATTTTTCCATTCAAGCTGCTATCCAGCGTGCAGCTGCTAACGTTGGTCTTGAACCGCACGAGCTTGCACTAATTACCGGTATCGGATGTTCAGGGAGAATTTCAGGATATATAAACGCTTATGGTTTTCACGGTGTTCACGGAAGAGTACTTCCTTTAGCACAAGGAGTAAAAATGGCAAATCGGGATCTGACTGTTGTTGCTTCTGGTGGAGACGGGGACGGTTTTGCTATAGGGATGGGCCACACTATTCACTCTATCCGCCGAAATATTGATATGACTTATATCGTTATGGATAATCAAATTTATGGGTTGACAAAAGGACAAACATCTCCGCGAAGTGATGCCGGCTTTAAAACAAAGAGCACTCCGGATGGTTCGATTGAAGCGTCCTTGAATGCTATGGAAACAGCATTAACTGCAGGAGCAACATTTGTGGCACAAAGCTTTTCAAGTGATTTAAAAGAGCTTACTTCGTTAATTGAACAAGGAATGAACCATAATGGTTTTTCACTTATTAACGTATTTAGTCCCTGTGTCACTTTTAATAAAGTAAACACATACGATTGGTTTAAAGAAAATTTGACCAAACTAAGTGATGTGGAAGATTATGACCATACAGACCGCAATAAAGCAATGCAAACCTTAATGGAACACAATGGATTAGTAACCGGGCTTATTTATCATGATGAAGAAACGCCTTCATATCAAGATAAAATCCCAGGGTACAAATCAACTCCGCTTTCAGATGATAATTTAGAGCTTGACAGGGAGAAATTTGAACGGCTTGCAAGTGAATTTATGTAA
- the cotE gene encoding outer spore coat protein CotE, whose protein sequence is MPSEKDNARYREIVTKAVCGKGKKHCKDTHVVKPPQKPTSILGCWIINHEYEADRKGDSVEILGSYDINVWYSYDENTKTDVTSENVTYTEVVPLAMKQNEMIGDEVDVIARALKQPNTLEASIGEKGKEVKVDVEKEFSAEIVGETKVCIQIHPEAEDDDYKNIRWDEQVSDEELKKIDTDFLDDKKQ, encoded by the coding sequence ATGCCATCGGAAAAAGATAATGCACGCTACAGGGAGATTGTCACCAAAGCCGTGTGTGGAAAAGGGAAAAAGCATTGTAAAGATACTCATGTCGTTAAACCGCCTCAAAAACCAACAAGCATTCTGGGATGCTGGATTATTAACCATGAGTATGAAGCGGATCGAAAAGGGGATTCTGTAGAAATTTTAGGCAGTTATGACATTAATGTATGGTACTCTTATGATGAAAACACTAAAACAGATGTAACCTCAGAAAATGTTACGTACACAGAAGTTGTCCCGCTTGCAATGAAACAAAATGAGATGATCGGTGATGAAGTCGATGTCATTGCAAGAGCTTTAAAGCAGCCAAATACTTTAGAAGCATCTATTGGAGAAAAAGGTAAAGAAGTTAAGGTGGACGTTGAGAAAGAGTTCTCAGCTGAAATTGTTGGTGAAACGAAAGTCTGTATCCAAATACACCCTGAAGCAGAAGATGATGATTATAAAAACATTAGGTGGGATGAACAAGTGTCCGATGAGGAATTGAAAAAGATTGACACGGACTTTCTAGATGACAAAAAGCAATAA